The Candidatus Dormiibacterota bacterium genome includes a window with the following:
- a CDS encoding diguanylate cyclase, with product AALDAARKILHSFDQPFTIDGHRIAISASIGVATFPRCANTPSDLIDRADREMYAVKRNGGRGVKLANGTPDRFQKETPEPTAENAACAAPSSPARHRFVTHASTWPSG from the coding sequence AGCCGCACTCGATGCCGCACGGAAAATCTTGCATAGCTTCGACCAACCGTTCACGATCGACGGGCATCGGATCGCCATTAGCGCAAGCATTGGCGTCGCCACGTTTCCGCGCTGCGCGAATACGCCGAGCGACCTCATCGATCGAGCCGATCGCGAGATGTATGCGGTAAAGCGCAACGGCGGTCGCGGCGTGAAGCTCGCCAACGGCACTCCCGACCGTTTTCAGAAGGAAACGCCGGAACCAACGGCCGAGAACGCAGCGTGCGCAGCCCCCTCTTCACCGGCCCGGCATCGCTTCGTGACCCACGCGAGCACCTGGCCTTCGGGCTAA